In Phycisphaerales bacterium, the sequence CCGGAGATCGGGCAGTTGCGTGGTCGTCAGGCGTGGAAGCCGGTCTTTGAATCGGATCGCGACCCCAAGTTCAAGGCTGCGGTGGAATGGATCAACACCCTGTATCGACCGAGACCGAAGTATCCGGTGGAGTACACGCCACCGTTGGCTCGGCCCGAGCACGGGGACGAGGATCGCACGCCGAGATAGGCCGTTCCTTTGTCCGGTTCGCAGAGATCAGATCCCCAACAGGCCCCCAATGGATGGGCATGCTGGCTCGCGTCGGCGGGGGCGATCGGCTAAAGTCTCAACCACACGCCGATGCGGGGCGTATGGGGACAGCGCCGATGGGCGTGCCGAGGGTGTGGACGCGCTTTGTTCGTGTCCAGAGCCGACTGGCTTTGTCCCCACCGCCGCCAAAGTTGGCCCAACCTTGATGGGATCACCATGACTCGACGCCTGAGTGGAACGACCATGACAACCGGCCTGTTGACGGCGGCCTCGCTGCTGCTGGTGGCGGGCGGGTGCAAGAAGGAAGACGCGAACGCGCGGACGTTCGAGGACTCGGCGCGAAACGTTCACGCGGCGGCGTCGGCAGGCCCGGCAAGCGCAGACCACAGCGCGATGGTCTATAAGAAAGCCATCACCGATCTCGCCCCGATCGTGGCGGAAGGCGGCGGGACGGGCGCCGCTGCGGCGTCGCTCGCGGCACAGTCGGGGCTGGGCGTCGCCGAGCGGGCTGTGGCGAAAGTGCACGAGGCCTCGGCAGAGGTCCGCACGTCGCTGGCGTCGGCGCGGTTGAACCTGAACTCATGGATCACGAGGAGCACGGCGGCGTCGGTGACGGGCGCGTTCGATCCGGCGCCACAGATCGCGGAGTTGGAGCAGAGCCGGGGGGAGATCGAGAATCGCATCCGCACGCTCACCGACGAGAAGCGGAATGTGTCGGGGCAGATCGAGTCACTCCGCCAGCAGGCGCGGGCGAAAACGGACGAGGCGACACGATACTTCGCGCAGGCCGCGGATCTGCAGTCGCACGCGAGCACGATGTCGGCCTCGTCCGGGCTGACGCTCGTCGAGCAGGCGCGGGAAGCCAAGCGGCGCGGGGACGCCGAGGCGATGGCAGCGACGACGCTGAACTCCCAGGCCGACGTGCTCCAGCCCAAGTTGCAGAACGCGACGCTGGAGTTGGACCTGGCGCAGAATCGACTGACCAACCTGAACGACAGCGCCGCGGACCTCGAGGCACAGCGTTCGGCGGCCCAGCGGGCGGCGAGCGAGGCGAGGAACAATGCCGTCCAGTACTCGCAACAGGTTGACTTTTTCGTGGAGGGGGCGAGGAAGGCGATGACCGAGTCGTTCGAGTCGTCGGTCGCGGAGGCGGAGCGGCTGGTGAACTCGGCGATGAAGGACGCGTCGAGCGCGGCCTCGACCCTGCCGTTGCAGGGGAAACTGGTGCAGGCCTCGGGCCGCATGACGCTGGCGGACGTGAAGGCGATGGCGGCGGCGCTCACGAACGACTACGCGAGGCTGCTGGAGGCCGTGGCGGCGGCGGCGCCCGCGGTCCCGAACCAGTCGGAGTATGGAGCGAAGGCGCGCGAGGCGCGGTCACAGGCGGAGGCGGCGTATGCCGCGAGCGTCGAGGCGATCGAGTCGGCGCGGGCGGCCGTGTCGAGCGTCCCGGCGAAAGGTCCGGCGAAGGAGAAACTCGACGCGCTGGCGGCCATGCTGGAACGAAGGGCCTCGGGCGCGGCGGGGAATGCGGCGGATTCCGGCGCGGCGTCCGCGGCGGCGCCCGGCGATCCCTCACCGGCAAACGGAACCGCGGACGACGAGCGGGCGATCCGGGAGGTGCTCTCGCGTCTGAAGTCGCTGGCGGAAGCGGGGAAATCGGCCGAGGTGCTGGCGATGCTGAACGCCAGGACCGACGCCGAGCGGACGCTGCTCGGGAACGTCCGCTCGCTGGTCGAGGCGCAGGGTCGCCTGGACGCGGCGTGCACGTTGAAACTCGGGACTTCGTTCACGGACCTCATGAAGAACGCCGGGCCGGCGGGCGCGATGCTGGGCGCGACGGACTTCACAAAGTCCCTGGCGGAGTTCGACCCCCAGTCGATGTCGATCCTCGTGAACGGGAACGACGCGATGGTGACGGACCCCTCGGACCAGACGACGACGCCGTTCTTCAAGGATGGGGGCGAGTGGAAGATGGGATTGCCCTCGGCCCAGGGGATGGAGGCGATGACCCCGATGCTGGGCGCGCTCGCGACGGCCTTCGGCGACATGGCGAAGGACGTTGAGGACGGAAAACTCACCGACGCCCAGTCCTTGCTCATGGCGCTCGGGCAGAAGATGCAGGGGGTGATGGGCGGCATGGGTGGCATGTCGCCGGGGATGGGCGGCGGGAACTAGGGATCACGGGTCGGCCTCCAAGCGTGCGGCCTGTAGTAGTGTCATGGCTGCAGGCATCACGCTCTTTCGTGTAGCGTGGCAATGTGCACACTCGCCCCACGCGGATCGTGGGGGTACCCAAGGCGAGGGTTTGATGGCGCGAACGGAATCGAGCGGAGAGTCGGCGGGCGCCGGGCCGGTGCTGGCCGAGGCGGTGATGCACCTGCACCTTCCCGCTTCGGCGGCGACGGCGGTGGTCGTCGAGAATCGCCTGTGCACCAAGGGCCCCAAGGCGACGGGGTTCGTGCGGCACGTCGTGCTCGACGTCTCCAACTCGAAACTCCCGGGGAACTTCATCGCGGGCCAGTCGTTCGGCGTCCTCCCGCCCGGCGAGACGACGCTGGGCCAGCCCCACAAGTTGCGCCTCTACTCGATCTCGTCGGCCTCCTTCGGCGAGGGCGGCAACCCCAACCACCTCGCGACGACCGTGAAGCGACTGCTCGACGAGCACCACGAGACCAAAAAACTATTCGTGGGCGTGGCGTCGAACTACTTGTGCGACCTCTCGCCCGGGGACACGGTTCGCGTCACAGGCCCCAGCGGGAAGCGGTTCGTGCTCCCCGCGGACCCGTCGGCCCACGACTATGTGTTCGTCGCGACGGGGACGGGGATCGCGCCGTTCCGCGGGATGCTGCACGAGTTGCTGTCGCACCCGACGCGGCGGGCCCACGGGTCGAAGGTGGCGCTGGTGATGGGCGTGCCGTACGCGCCGGATCTCTTGTACCACGACGAGTTGATGGCCTTGGCGGCGTCGCACCCGGAGTTTCTGTACGTGCCGGTCCTGAGCCGCCAGGCCCAGGTGGACGGGTCGTCGCTCGGGCCGATGTACGTCGACGCGCGCCTGTCGTCGCACCCCGGGCTGCAGGAGATTTTGCGAGCCCCTCGGACGCTGGTATATGTCTGCGGGATCGCGGGGATGGAGTTGGGCGTGCTGCGGTCGTTGGCGACGAGCCTGCCGGATGAGGCGGCGGCGCAATACGTCTTCGTCGACGCCACGGCCGGCTCGCCGGGAACGTGGACGCGGGCGATGGTGCACAAGGCGGTGAAGCCGACGCGTCGGGTGTTCTTGGAGGTGTACTAACGCCTCGGGCGTGTTTCCCTGATCGATTTCAATGACCATTGGGAGATGTCGCCTTGGTCCATGAGTTCCGGCCCAAATTCCGTGTGTATGTCAATGAGACGTGGCCCATTTCGATAGTCCTTGTCTTGATTTGTTGCGTTGCAGGTTACTTCAGGTATGGCTGGTCCAGGATGCCGCTCGTGGTCGTGGTCGCCATAGGTCTGACGCTCCTGCTCGATTGTTTCTATCTGTGGAGGTTCCGCCGGACGGCACCCGTTGTCGCCCAACTCTCCGACGAGGGCATTGGACTTGTGTATCGCACGGGCGAGGAGTGGATCGCGTGGGACGAAGTGACCATGGCGCGTCACGAGTATTCCGGCGGGCTCCGATGGCGCGTTCGTCACGATCACGGCGAGTTTCTCCTCCGGGACGACGGATTCACGACGATCCAATGGGAAAGAATCTGTGCGACCATGCGAAGGCTGCTCGAACAACACGAGGTACCGTTCGTCGAGGGTGCCTTTGCGAAGTTTGCGAGCAGTTGAATCTCACCGGGTGCCACCAGTCGGTCTCACCTGCGGTGGGCGGTTAGGACCGAGGGTGCCCGGCGCGGTGACGTGCGGCACATGTCTCCAAGCCCGCAGGGCTTGAATGAAGTAGCCGGGGGCAACGCCCCGGTCGCGTGGAATGAGTGAACACGACCATCCCATCGGGATGGCACACGATTGTCGCGCGTCACGCCTTGCCCTTTGCGACCATTGCGTTGCTCCTGGTTCGATCCCTGCGGGATCGTGCGTCGTGTCGTGGGGTTGTGTCCGGGGGCGTTGCCCCCGACTACTGGCTTGCACCCCTTCGGGGTGTCTTCCTCACCGCACCGCAGCCGTGGCTCGATACACTTCTTCACGATTGGCGTGCCCTCGTCGAAGTATCTTGCGGCTCGCGATCCTATCTAATACATCGAAGTGCGATATGGCGGTGGCGGCAGCCTTGGCGGAGGCGGCGTCACTGGGTCGTCTTCACCGTATCGCGCGCCACGTGACTGGAGATACTCGTAGAACTCCGATTGCAGCCGTTTCGCGCGTTCCTCGTTCGACTCCCACCGCGGCGGTGCCTCGTCGCCGAGTTTCGCACGGCAGTTCCGATCCACCATCCACGGCTGCAAGTGCGTCAAGCGTACAAGATCGTTGCGCGTGCGAATCGCATCGAGCACGGGCACGAACACCTTGTACCAGCGATGCTCAAGCGCACGCCACACCGCGTCGAAATTGTCATCGCCGAGATCGAATCCGTCGCGGTCGTCGGGGTGGAGTTCGCCGGAACGGAAGCGGACATCGCCGTATGACGCTCGGAGTTTGGACGCTTTGGGAATGTGGTACCACGGCTTGGTTCCATCGTCGTCCTCGGAGGCAGGCCGTGCAGGGTCAAAGGGGAGATACGCGCTGAGGTTGATGTAGAACGAGAGCAGGTGATCGCGTTGGACGCTCCACATGCTCTTCTGAAAGTTGACGACCTGCCAGACTTCGCCGCAGTCACGGGTGTAGTTCTGACCGGATCCCTTGAACCCATGAGCCCGCAGGATCGCCGCCGATCGCTTCAGGAGTTCCTTGAACGCCACGTCCGGGTGATTGATCTCACCGGGTCGAAAGTCTGCGGCTGGGTCGGGACTGGTAGGCATCCGTGGGACCGATGTTGGAATGGTAACCACGATGCGTTTCGGTCGGATGCGTCCCTCGGCCACACCTCACACTTCGTCGCGTGTTCGATCCCTGCGGGATCGTGCGGCGTGTCGTGGGGTTGTGTCCGGGGGCGTTGCCCCCGGCTACTGCCTTGCACCCCTGCGGGGTGCGTACTTCACCGCGCCGCCGCCGTCACGCGGTCGACCTCTTCGAGGCTTGACGTGCCCTCGGCCACGAGCCTCCACCCCGACTGCACCAGCGTCGTGAAGAGGCCGGTCTCGATGGTCTTCTTCATCGCCGCGATCGAGGGCGTGGAGAGGACGATGTCGCGGAGTTCGTCGGTGAAGTCGAGCAACTCGAAGAGCGCCCGCCTTCCGACATAGCCCGTGCGGAGGCATCGCAGGCATCCCGTGGGGACGAAAACCTCGGTTTTCCCCTGCAAATACCGGCCCATCCGCGTCGCCTGCCCCGGCGTCACCGGGATCAGCCGCTTGCAGTTGTCGCACAGCACGCGCACCAGCCGCTGCGCCAGCACGAGATCCAACGCGTTGGCGACGAGATACGGCTCCACGCGCAGGTCCAGCAGCCGGAAAACCGCCGAGATCGAGTCCTTCGCGTGGATCGTGCTGAAGACGACGTGCCCGGTCATCGCGGCCTGCATCGCCGTGCGGGCCGTCTCCTCGTCGCGGATCTCGCCGACGAGGATCACGTCGGGGTCCTGACGCAGGACCGATCGCAGGAGGCTCCCGAAGGTGTTGCCGCGATTCTCGTCGATGGGGATCTGCGTCACGCCATCGAGTTGGTACTCGACGGGGTCCTCGATGGTGACGACGTTGCGTGCCGTGCGGTCGATGACGCGGAGGCAGTTGTAGAGCGTCGTGGTCTTGCCGCTCCCCGTCGGCCCGCACACGAGCAAGAGCCCCGCGTCCTGCTCGCACGTCCTCTTGATGCGATCGACCATGTACGACTGCATCCCGATCTCGGCGATGGACTGCGGGACGCCGCGCTCGTCGAGGACGCGCACCACGAGTTTCTGTCCGTGCACGCTGGGCGTGAACGAGACGCGATACTCCACGCGCCGGTCGGGGAAGACGGCGGAGAAGTGCCCCTCCTGCACGGCGTCGCGCCCCACGATGGGCATGTTGCACGCGTTCTTGATGAGCCCGTATGACAACTCGCCCACGCGCTTGGGGACGTCCTGGATCGGGACCATGTCCCCATCGACGCGCATGCGGATGTGGTACAGGTCGTGCCTGGGCTCGACGTGGATGTCGGTCGCGCGACCCTTCGACGCGAGTTGCAGGAGCAGCCGCACCGCGTTCGGGCCGTCGGCCTTCCCCGCGAGGACGTCCGTCGGGCGCCCGGCGCTGTCGATGACGCTGACCTCCTCCGTGGGCATCCCCTTGGGCGGGACGTTCTCGACGAGCGCGCCCAGATCCAGCAGCCAGTTCACGCCGCTGAGCGACGCCGAGAGTTCCTCCGCCTCGGGGAGGGCGTCGTCGACGTGGAACGACATCGAGGGGAGATCGGTCGAGAGGCTTTCGACGCCGGGAAGCGGACGCTCGCGCTCGAAGATCCACTCGTGCTTCCCGACGCGGAGGACGTCGCCGGGCCTGAGGATGGCCCGCTGGATCTTCACCTCGTTGACGCGCGTGCCGTTGCGCGAGCCGAGATCCTCGACGATCCACCCTTCCGACGACGGGCTGACCGTGCAGTGCTGTCGGCTGGCGACCTCGTCGAGGAGCGGGATCGTGTTGTCCGTGCCGCGCCCGATGCTGACGCTCGACACGAGGTCGATCGGCTTGGTCTGCCCGCGGATGGGAGTGAGTTTGAACTCGGCCACGGGGGGGGGTCCTTGTGGTGGGATGGGGCTCGACTCGAGCGAAGGTTGGGATCAACGTGGAGTGTACGGGGAGGACGCGGGGGGGTTGCGGGGGGGCGGGGGGGCGGGGGGGTGACGAGGTGAGCAGGTGAGCAGGTGACGAAGATCGCAGACCGGCGATTGGTGCCGAGCACACAGCGGTGCCCGACACCCGAATCACGAATGCCGAACCACGATTCACGAATGCCGAATGCCGATGGCCCCCGTCCGCCCAGCCCACAGCGGCCGCCTCTCTCGAGGCGGGTTCGGACTTCTCTCACGTCATCACTGGGAATGGGCGCAACAGGGCTCGAACCTGTGACCTCGGCTATGTGACAGCCGCGCTCTAGCCAACTGAGCTATGCGCCCTATGGGAAGCGACTATAGCCCGAATGGCTCGGAGGTCATGGACTCCCCCCCCACCCTCCCCCACCCTCCCCCACCACTCCCCCCACCACCCTCACGCCACCGCGAGCACCTGATACGCCCCCCCACCCCGCTGGCCGTCGCCGGCGGGGAACAGACCGTGGCCGTCCACCGTCGATCCGAGATTCACCGCCAGCACGCTCGACTCTGGCCCCTGCTCTCCGCCCGTGCGGGCCGTCACGCGATACTGCGCGACGCGCGTCCCCTGCGGCACGGTCGCGTCGGTGTACGACCTGCCCCCACGATTCCCGCCCAGGCCGAGGATGTCCCACTCGCTCCAGCCGAGTTCACCCTGCACGCGGCGCTCGACGATCCACGTCACGCTCCGCACGCCGCGCGGCTGGCGTGACTTCCAGGAAATCGTGATCGCGCCGGTCGCGGCGTGGAGGCGGGCCGAGAGCGAGTGCGCGGCGTTGGGCGCGCCCGCGCTGCGGCGGGCCGGGAGTCGCCCGGGGATCTGCGCGGTGGTGAGAATCTCGCCGTCGCCGGTGAGCGTCGCGTGGGCGCGGATCATGAAGATCGTCGCGCCGAGGATGTCGGCGAGGTCCTGCCGCGCCGACTCCATGGCGTTGGTCGCGGCGCGATAGGTCTCCATCGCGGCGTACTGCTCGTTGCGCTTGGCGATGAGTTCCGCCGTCGCGTCGGCGACGCGGGCGGCCTGCTCGGGGCTGAGCCCGATCGCGCCGGCATGCTGTGTGAACGTCTCGCTGTGGACCTTCGCGAAGGAGATGAGACCGTTGATCGTCTTGGGGAGGGTTCGTGCCATGGTAGAAGGAAGGATCGGCCGCCCAACCCGGCATCTTTATCGGAAGGACCGAGAAATCAGTTGTCCCGGGCCCACGAACGCCCAATCCATCAATCCCGTCACTCCGCCGCGTCCTGTGCACCATACATAAGGCTTCGGTGCCGCAGCATCCGGCCAATCCTGCGCGTCAATCCGTCCCTGCGACGCCCCACGCGGGCTTTCAAACGCTTCGAACTGGTCCTCAAGCGCTCCGAACTGGCCCTCAATCGCTCCGCTCGGTTGGCCGAGCGCTCCGCTCCATCGACCGAGCGCTCCGCTCGGTCGACCGAGCGCTCCGCTCCAGGTCTGCGGCGCTCCGAAACATTGCCCGAGCGCTCCGCTCCGTGCGCCCGCCCGCCGACGGACAACCGCCGGACCCGATCGTCCAACCGCCCGCCCGCGCGCGGCGGCTGCCCGACGCGACCGGACACGCGCCGTGCCACATCCGGCCGCCGCCGGAATCACCCACACCTCCGCCCGCCAAACCCCACCCGCCGCCAACCCACGGGCGAGCGCAGGAAAAATGGCGTCCCATCCCCCGGTGGCACCGCTCTCTTTTAGCGTGTTGTCTGTCTATCCCCCGGTGGCACCGCTCTCCAGAGCGGTGTCCTTTGCGCGACGATCCGCCATAGCGCCCGCTCGAGTGGTCATGACGACCGGCCAACGGTGCGCGTCCTCGGCTGGACGGAGCGTTCGTCTGAGTCGGGCGGCTCCATCACCGCTCTGGAGAGCGGTGCCACCAAAGGCACGGCGCGCGATCGTGACGCGGAAACATGGGGTCACCCGTCTCACCGATATGGGCCTCTCTCGCCCCAACGGGGCGACGGGCTGTAGCCACGGGTGGAGCGAGGCCGCTCTGGGCCCTCGCGGAACCCGTGGACGCCCCCCACCCCCCTCCCACCCCCCTCCCACCCCCCCCGGCCGAAGGCCGGAGTGCCTCACCGCCCCTTTCCGAAGGAAATGGCCGCTAGGTGGTTCCGTACATCCGGTCGCCCGCGTCGCCCAGGCCCGGGATGATGAAGCCGCGGG encodes:
- a CDS encoding DUF4304 domain-containing protein — translated: MPTSPDPAADFRPGEINHPDVAFKELLKRSAAILRAHGFKGSGQNYTRDCGEVWQVVNFQKSMWSVQRDHLLSFYINLSAYLPFDPARPASEDDDGTKPWYHIPKASKLRASYGDVRFRSGELHPDDRDGFDLGDDNFDAVWRALEHRWYKVFVPVLDAIRTRNDLVRLTHLQPWMVDRNCRAKLGDEAPPRWESNEERAKRLQSEFYEYLQSRGARYGEDDPVTPPPPRLPPPPYRTSMY
- the tadA gene encoding Flp pilus assembly complex ATPase component TadA; amino-acid sequence: MAEFKLTPIRGQTKPIDLVSSVSIGRGTDNTIPLLDEVASRQHCTVSPSSEGWIVEDLGSRNGTRVNEVKIQRAILRPGDVLRVGKHEWIFERERPLPGVESLSTDLPSMSFHVDDALPEAEELSASLSGVNWLLDLGALVENVPPKGMPTEEVSVIDSAGRPTDVLAGKADGPNAVRLLLQLASKGRATDIHVEPRHDLYHIRMRVDGDMVPIQDVPKRVGELSYGLIKNACNMPIVGRDAVQEGHFSAVFPDRRVEYRVSFTPSVHGQKLVVRVLDERGVPQSIAEIGMQSYMVDRIKRTCEQDAGLLLVCGPTGSGKTTTLYNCLRVIDRTARNVVTIEDPVEYQLDGVTQIPIDENRGNTFGSLLRSVLRQDPDVILVGEIRDEETARTAMQAAMTGHVVFSTIHAKDSISAVFRLLDLRVEPYLVANALDLVLAQRLVRVLCDNCKRLIPVTPGQATRMGRYLQGKTEVFVPTGCLRCLRTGYVGRRALFELLDFTDELRDIVLSTPSIAAMKKTIETGLFTTLVQSGWRLVAEGTSSLEEVDRVTAAAR